One region of Streptomyces spinoverrucosus genomic DNA includes:
- a CDS encoding MBL fold metallo-hydrolase: MRVVLLGTAAGGGFPRWNCGCTPCAAARDGKLPSRTQEAAAVTGNSRDWWLLNASPDLRAQLTATSALWPGPGRRPTPVRGVLLTDAEPEHVSGLAELRGGPGLKVYAAPPVLAALAPARAMVDRYAPWEWYDSLTAGGFVLSGGLVVTAHPVGASAPAYLPRRAADECWVTAYRIEDLATGGVLVYAPRLAGWDAELDELLAGADCALLDGTFFATADSAVAPPAGLRRIHTRLDDANALLDPASPARVQAAEAGVEVLPDGAEFVL; this comes from the coding sequence TTGAGGGTCGTCCTGCTCGGCACCGCGGCCGGTGGCGGCTTCCCGCGGTGGAACTGCGGCTGCACGCCGTGCGCCGCCGCCCGTGACGGCAAGCTGCCCTCCCGTACCCAGGAGGCGGCCGCCGTCACCGGCAATTCGCGGGACTGGTGGCTGCTGAACGCCTCGCCGGACCTCCGCGCCCAGCTCACCGCCACCTCGGCCCTGTGGCCGGGCCCGGGCCGCCGGCCCACACCGGTGCGGGGTGTGCTGCTGACGGACGCCGAACCCGAACACGTGTCCGGTCTGGCCGAGCTGCGCGGAGGGCCGGGCCTGAAGGTGTACGCGGCGCCCCCCGTCCTCGCCGCGCTGGCACCCGCGCGCGCCATGGTCGACCGGTATGCGCCGTGGGAGTGGTACGACAGCCTCACCGCGGGCGGCTTCGTGCTGTCCGGCGGTCTGGTCGTCACCGCCCACCCCGTCGGGGCGTCCGCGCCGGCCTATCTGCCGCGGCGCGCCGCGGACGAGTGCTGGGTCACGGCGTACCGCATCGAGGACCTGGCCACCGGCGGCGTGCTCGTCTACGCGCCGCGCCTGGCCGGCTGGGACGCTGAGCTGGACGAACTGCTGGCGGGCGCCGACTGTGCCCTGCTGGACGGCACCTTCTTCGCGACCGCCGACAGCGCCGTCGCCCCGCCGGCCGGGCTCCGCCGTATCCACACCCGTCTCGACGACGCCAACGCCCTGCTCGACCCCGCCTCGCCGGCCCGTGTGCAGGCGGCCGAGGCGGGTGTCGAGGTCCTGCCGGACGGGGCCGAGTTCGTCCTGTGA
- a CDS encoding VOC family protein, with protein sequence MTAGLQTIIYPVKDVDRAKSLFSALLGVEPHTDQPYYVGFRYAEQEIGLDPNGHAQGLTGPVPFWHVADIRATLAALLAAGAEALQDVRDVGAGRLIASVKDPDGNLIGLLQDQTD encoded by the coding sequence ATGACCGCCGGCCTGCAAACGATCATCTACCCCGTCAAGGACGTCGACCGGGCGAAGTCCCTGTTCAGCGCGCTGCTGGGGGTGGAGCCGCACACGGACCAGCCCTACTACGTCGGTTTCCGGTACGCCGAGCAGGAGATCGGCCTCGACCCGAACGGCCACGCCCAGGGCCTGACCGGCCCGGTCCCCTTCTGGCACGTGGCCGACATCCGGGCCACGCTCGCGGCGCTGCTGGCCGCGGGCGCCGAGGCGCTGCAGGACGTACGGGACGTCGGGGCCGGCCGGCTGATCGCCTCGGTGAAGGACCCGGACGGCAACCTGATCGGCCTGCTCCAGGACCAGACCGACTGA
- a CDS encoding MarR family winged helix-turn-helix transcriptional regulator — protein sequence MAANTVGTGLEQRWRDILSVHARTMCEIDRVLHPHGLGASDFEVLDMLATEAPEVGDHCRVQNLVGRVHLSQSALSRLIGRLEKDGLVERSMCVEDRRGVWVALTDRGRALHAEVLPLQRAALARMLTG from the coding sequence ATGGCAGCGAACACGGTCGGCACCGGGCTGGAGCAGCGGTGGCGGGACATCCTGTCGGTGCACGCGCGCACGATGTGCGAGATCGACCGCGTGCTCCATCCGCACGGGCTCGGTGCGAGCGACTTCGAGGTGCTGGACATGCTCGCGACCGAGGCGCCCGAGGTGGGCGACCACTGCCGGGTGCAGAACCTGGTGGGACGGGTCCACCTCAGCCAGAGCGCCCTCTCCCGCCTCATCGGCCGGCTGGAGAAGGACGGCCTGGTCGAACGCTCCATGTGTGTCGAGGACCGGCGGGGCGTGTGGGTCGCCCTCACCGACAGGGGCCGCGCCCTGCACGCCGAGGTGCTGCCCCTGCAGCGGGCGGCGCTGGCACGGATGCTGACGGGCTGA
- a CDS encoding carbohydrate ABC transporter permease, with the protein MSSLAVRKAAPAAGTTPGTAQGPPLRRRIALVPTVTLLLGALYCLLPVAWVVVASTKSGSELFSTFTFLPGTGLADNLTDLNAYRDGVYWQWMGNSALYAGLGALLSTAVSSVSGYALATYRFRGREAIFNVLLAGVLMPPVILAVPQYLLLAEADLTDSYLSVLLPQILSPYGVYLSRIYAAAAVPADVVEAARMDGANEWRIFTRIALPMMIPGLVTVFLFQFVAVWNNFLLPYIMLSDDEKFPITLGLHTLLEQGANTPALYTLVITGAFLAVLPLVALFLVVQRFWSLDLLSGAVKS; encoded by the coding sequence ATGAGTTCTCTTGCCGTCCGCAAGGCCGCCCCGGCGGCCGGTACGACCCCGGGCACCGCCCAGGGCCCGCCGCTGCGCCGCCGGATCGCGCTGGTCCCGACGGTGACGCTGCTGCTCGGCGCGCTCTACTGTCTGCTGCCGGTCGCCTGGGTGGTGGTCGCGTCCACCAAGTCCGGCAGCGAGCTGTTCTCCACGTTCACGTTCCTGCCGGGCACGGGCCTGGCCGACAACCTCACCGACCTCAACGCCTACCGCGACGGCGTCTACTGGCAGTGGATGGGCAACTCCGCGTTGTACGCCGGCCTCGGGGCGCTGCTGTCGACGGCGGTGTCGTCCGTCAGCGGCTACGCGCTCGCGACGTACCGCTTCCGGGGCCGCGAGGCGATCTTCAACGTGCTGCTGGCGGGCGTGCTGATGCCGCCGGTGATCCTCGCGGTCCCGCAGTACCTGCTGCTGGCCGAGGCCGACCTCACGGACTCCTACCTGTCCGTGCTGCTGCCGCAGATCCTCTCGCCGTACGGCGTCTACCTCTCGCGGATCTACGCGGCCGCCGCCGTGCCCGCCGACGTCGTGGAGGCCGCCCGGATGGACGGGGCGAACGAGTGGCGGATCTTCACCCGGATCGCGCTGCCGATGATGATCCCGGGGCTGGTGACGGTGTTCCTGTTCCAGTTCGTGGCGGTCTGGAACAACTTCCTGCTGCCGTACATCATGCTCAGCGACGACGAGAAGTTCCCGATCACGCTCGGCCTGCACACGCTGCTGGAGCAGGGCGCGAACACACCGGCGCTGTACACGCTGGTGATCACGGGCGCGTTCCTGGCGGTGCTCCCGCTGGTCGCGCTGTTCCTGGTCGTCCAGCGGTTCTGGAGCCTCGATCTGCTCTCCGGAGCCGTAAAGTCATGA
- a CDS encoding carbohydrate ABC transporter permease: MTDTARRKAYGVKGAPYAHPSPTTTLKRARSAPYFFLLPAGVLFALFFALPIGYAIWLSFRKVQVSGLGLGSGARKEVWAGLRNYTDALSDSELLNGALRVLGYGCIVVPVMLGLALLFALMLDSEKVRLAPFTRLAIFLPYAIPGVVAALLWGFLYLPDVSPFYFVLDKLGLPQPDLLDGGPLYLALSNIAVWGGTGFNMIVIYTSLQAIPAEVYEAAKLDGATPLQIALRIKIPMVAPSLVLTFFFSIIATLQVFSEPTTLKPLTNSVSTTWSPLMKVYRDAFGEGDIYAAAAQAVIIALATLVLSFGFLRAVNRRDKQEATR; the protein is encoded by the coding sequence GTGACCGACACGGCACGCCGGAAGGCGTACGGGGTCAAAGGGGCCCCGTACGCCCACCCGTCTCCCACCACCACCCTCAAACGAGCGCGAAGCGCGCCCTATTTTTTCCTCCTCCCCGCCGGCGTCCTCTTCGCGCTGTTCTTCGCGCTGCCCATCGGGTACGCGATCTGGCTCAGCTTCCGCAAGGTGCAGGTCTCCGGCCTCGGCCTGGGCTCCGGTGCCCGCAAGGAGGTCTGGGCCGGTCTGCGGAACTACACCGACGCCCTCTCCGACAGCGAGCTGCTCAACGGGGCGCTGCGCGTCCTCGGCTACGGCTGCATCGTCGTCCCGGTGATGCTCGGCCTCGCCCTGCTGTTCGCTCTGATGCTCGACTCCGAGAAAGTCAGGCTCGCCCCCTTCACCCGGCTCGCGATCTTCCTGCCGTACGCCATCCCCGGCGTCGTGGCCGCACTGCTGTGGGGCTTCCTGTACCTGCCGGACGTCAGCCCCTTCTACTTCGTGCTCGACAAGCTGGGCCTGCCGCAGCCGGACCTGCTGGACGGCGGTCCGCTCTATCTCGCCCTGTCGAACATCGCGGTCTGGGGCGGCACCGGCTTCAACATGATCGTCATCTACACCTCGCTGCAGGCCATCCCGGCCGAGGTGTACGAGGCGGCGAAGCTGGACGGCGCCACGCCGTTGCAGATCGCGCTGCGGATCAAGATCCCGATGGTGGCGCCCTCACTGGTGCTGACCTTCTTCTTCTCGATCATCGCGACGCTCCAGGTGTTCAGCGAGCCGACCACCCTCAAACCGCTCACCAACTCGGTGTCCACGACCTGGAGTCCCTTGATGAAGGTGTACCGGGACGCCTTCGGCGAGGGCGACATCTACGCGGCGGCGGCCCAGGCCGTGATCATCGCGCTCGCCACGCTGGTGCTGTCCTTCGGCTTCCTGCGGGCCGTGAACCGCCGCGACAAGCAGGAGGCAACACGATGA
- a CDS encoding LacI family DNA-binding transcriptional regulator, giving the protein MTMSNTGGRRKPPTIHDVAREAGVSRGTVSRVLNGGHYVSPAAQEAVNAAIRRTGYVVNRHARSLITGRSDSVGFLLTEPQERFFEDPNFNALLRGCTQALAQHDIPLLLMLAGTQDERRRITRYITAGHVDGVLLVSSHSGDPVAQELREAGVPLVACGKPIGLGSKVSYVAADDRDGARDMVRHLLSLGRRRIGVVTGPLDTPGGVERLAGYREVLTEAGVEIDERLVVSGDYSRASGEAGAERLLAQAPDMDAVFVASDLMAQGVLTALQRAGRRVPQDVAVGGFDDSPAVVAASPELTTIRQPWDRISAEMVRVLLAQIGGEDPAAVILPTELVRREST; this is encoded by the coding sequence ATGACCATGAGCAACACGGGGGGCCGGCGCAAGCCGCCGACGATTCACGACGTGGCGCGCGAGGCGGGCGTCTCGCGCGGCACCGTCTCGCGCGTGCTCAACGGCGGGCACTACGTCAGCCCCGCCGCCCAGGAGGCCGTCAACGCCGCGATCCGCAGGACGGGTTACGTCGTGAACCGGCACGCCCGGTCGCTGATCACCGGGCGTTCGGACTCGGTCGGTTTTCTGCTGACCGAGCCGCAGGAGCGGTTCTTCGAGGATCCGAACTTCAATGCGCTGCTGCGCGGTTGCACCCAGGCGCTGGCCCAGCACGACATCCCGCTGCTGCTGATGCTGGCCGGGACGCAGGACGAACGGCGGCGCATCACGCGGTACATCACCGCCGGGCACGTCGACGGGGTGCTGCTGGTCTCCAGCCACTCCGGGGATCCGGTGGCGCAGGAGCTGCGTGAGGCCGGTGTGCCGCTGGTGGCGTGCGGCAAGCCGATCGGGCTGGGGTCGAAGGTGAGTTACGTGGCCGCCGACGACCGGGACGGCGCGCGGGACATGGTGCGCCATCTGCTGTCGCTCGGGCGGCGCCGGATCGGGGTCGTCACCGGTCCGCTGGACACGCCCGGTGGTGTCGAGCGGCTCGCCGGCTACCGCGAGGTGCTCACCGAGGCCGGTGTCGAGATCGACGAACGCCTCGTCGTCTCGGGCGACTACAGCCGGGCCAGCGGCGAGGCGGGCGCCGAGCGGCTGCTCGCCCAGGCGCCCGACATGGACGCGGTGTTCGTCGCCTCCGACCTGATGGCGCAGGGCGTCCTGACGGCACTGCAACGGGCCGGGCGTCGGGTGCCGCAGGACGTGGCGGTCGGCGGCTTCGACGACTCCCCTGCCGTCGTCGCCGCCAGCCCGGAGCTGACGACCATACGGCAGCCGTGGGACCGGATCAGCGCCGAGATGGTACGGGTGCTGCTCGCGCAGATCGGCGGGGAGGATCCGGCGGCGGTGATCCTGCCGACGGAGCTGGTGAGGCGCGAGTCGACGTAG
- a CDS encoding SseB family protein, translating into METPANDPTPTPAQRALDALVVNTEDESALDTLASSEVLVPVPDDAMDEEAADPTAVALPVLEEPDGRPVVPVFTSELEMAELLPFVSRYRLVPLGALASQWPSDELSLTIDGSSSHGLTLTSDGVRTLLARPEY; encoded by the coding sequence ATGGAGACACCCGCGAACGACCCCACCCCCACACCGGCCCAGCGGGCGCTGGACGCGCTCGTCGTGAACACCGAGGACGAGTCGGCGCTGGACACGCTCGCGAGCAGCGAGGTGCTCGTTCCCGTGCCGGACGACGCCATGGACGAGGAGGCAGCCGACCCCACCGCGGTGGCGCTGCCCGTGCTGGAGGAACCGGACGGGCGCCCGGTGGTGCCCGTGTTCACCTCCGAGCTGGAGATGGCCGAGCTGCTGCCGTTCGTCTCCCGCTACCGCCTCGTGCCGCTCGGCGCCCTCGCCTCACAGTGGCCGTCCGACGAGCTGTCCCTCACCATCGACGGCAGCTCGTCGCACGGTCTGACGCTCACCTCGGACGGCGTCCGCACCCTGCTGGCCCGTCCGGAGTACTGA